The following are encoded together in the Thermomonas brevis genome:
- a CDS encoding YbaB/EbfC family nucleoid-associated protein — protein MRGNIAQLMQQAQKMQENMQRAQDEVAALEMTGNAGGGMVSVTLGGRMDCRKVRIDPAALADPEMAEDLIAAAFNDAVNKINAASQEKMAAATAGMPLPPGMKLPF, from the coding sequence ATGCGTGGAAACATCGCCCAACTGATGCAGCAGGCGCAGAAGATGCAGGAAAACATGCAGCGCGCGCAGGACGAGGTGGCGGCGCTGGAAATGACCGGCAACGCCGGCGGCGGCATGGTCAGCGTGACCCTGGGCGGCCGCATGGACTGCCGCAAGGTGCGCATCGACCCGGCCGCGCTGGCCGACCCGGAGATGGCCGAGGATCTGATCGCCGCCGCGTTCAACGACGCGGTCAACAAGATCAACGCCGCCTCGCAGGAAAAGATGGCCGCGGCCACCGCCGGCATGCCGCTGCCGCCGGGGATGAAGCTGCCGTTCTGA